The following nucleotide sequence is from Patescibacteria group bacterium.
CCCGCAATTCTGACGGGGTGAAAAAGTCAGGAAGAATACTTAAATTATTTTTTTATTTTATTATTTTATTATTTAAATTACCAAGAGGATTTTTTTATCCCCGGCAAATCTCCATTATCGGCCAATTCCCGAAAACAAATGCGGCATAAACCGAAATCGCGCATAAATCCGTGGTTGCGGCCGCAACGCCAGCAACGCCTTACCACTCTGGTGGAAAATTTCGGTTTTCTTTTTGCTTTTGCGATTAACGCTTTTCTTGCCATATATTTTACTTAGTTTCTTTTATATCCGCCTCTTCGCGCTTTAAGGGGAAGCCCAGAAGCTTTAGCAATTCCAAACTTTCCTCTTTATTCTTGGCGGTAGTGGAAATAATAACTTCCAGGCCATGGATATTTTCAACAGAATCATGAGAAACTTCCGGAAAGGCCAGATGTTCCTTGAACCCAATGGTTAAATTTCCTGTTTTATCAATTGATTTTTCCGCCAAACCGCGGAAATCCCTTACTCTGGGCAAAGTGACGTTCACCAGTTTTTCCACAAAATCATACATGCGCGCGCCCCGCAAAGTCACCTTGGCTCCGATAACCATGCCTTCCCTTATCTTAAAAGCGGAAATTGCTTTTTTGGCCTTGGTTAAAACGCATTTCTGGCCGGTAATATCGGCTAAATTATTCTTAATATTATCAATATAAGCGCTGTCCTTATTAAAGCGCCCAAAGCCGACATTGACTACCGCTTTTTCAAGTTTTGGCGCCATAAAAATATTTTTATAACCAAACTTCTCTTTCAGCTGCGGCGCTATTTTTTTATCATATTTCTCTTTTAATCTCATATTTTTCTAATCAATTTCCTGCCGGCACTTCCTGCAAAATCTGATTTTTTTCTTTTTATTCTTTCCGCCGACGGTTAATTGTAAAAATTTAAAACCAACCCTTACCGCTTTCCCGCATTTCGGGCAAACCAAAGCGACTTTTGCCAAAGGCAACGGCGCCGGAAACTCAATCCTTTGCCCCTTTTCCCCCTGACGCCTGGGCCGCATATGCTTTATCAGCAAATTCAAGCCCTCCACGCTTACTTTGTTATAAGCGGGAAAAACCTGCAAAACCTTTCCGGTTT
It contains:
- a CDS encoding type Z 30S ribosomal protein S14, whose product is MARKALIAKAKRKPKFSTRVVRRCWRCGRNHGFMRDFGLCRICFRELADNGDLPGIKKSSW
- the rplE gene encoding 50S ribosomal protein L5, encoding MRLKEKYDKKIAPQLKEKFGYKNIFMAPKLEKAVVNVGFGRFNKDSAYIDNIKNNLADITGQKCVLTKAKKAISAFKIREGMVIGAKVTLRGARMYDFVEKLVNVTLPRVRDFRGLAEKSIDKTGNLTIGFKEHLAFPEVSHDSVENIHGLEVIISTTAKNKEESLELLKLLGFPLKREEADIKETK
- the rplX gene encoding 50S ribosomal protein L24, with amino-acid sequence MKIKKGDKVKILSGKDKGKTGKVLQVFPAYNKVSVEGLNLLIKHMRPRRQGEKGQRIEFPAPLPLAKVALVCPKCGKAVRVGFKFLQLTVGGKNKKKKIRFCRKCRQEID